The DNA segment ACTTCGACGGTGGCGAAAGCCTTTCTCACCCACCTCCCGTGTGGCCGACTATGGTGACGTTTCTCTCGGGCGGGACCGGCACGCCCAAGCTGCTCGCCGGGGCCGACGCCGTCTTCGCTCCCCAGGAGACGACCGTCGTGGCCAACACCGGCGACGACATCGAACTCGGGGGCCACCTCGTCTGTCCGGACGTCGATACGGTACTGTTTCTGGAGGGGGATCTCCTCGATCGCGACTCCTGGTGGGGGATCGAGGGGGACACGGCCGCGACCCACGAGCGACTCCAGGTACTGGCCGAGGCTGCCGGCCTCGATAGCGGCCCGCGCTACCTCCCCGACGACAAGCAGACTGCGGGTCGTGAGATCGCCCGCTGGCGTCGCTTCTCGGCGGTCGCGGAGTTCATGCACATCGGCGACGACGACCGAGCGATCCACCTGACGCGGACGGGATTGCTCGACGAGGGCCACACGCTCACGGACGCGACGGCGACGCTGGCGGCGGCGCTGGGCGCCGACCGGACGGTCCTGCCGATGAGCGACGACCCCGTCGCGAGTCTCGTCCACACGCCCGACGGGATCCAGCACTTCCAGGAGTGGTGGGTCGCCCACGACGGCGACCCGCCGGTCGAGGACGTCGAGTTCAGGGGTGCAACCGAGGCCGAGCCGACCGACGCCGTGCTCGACGCGCTCGGGGAACCAGTCGTGATCGGCCCCTCGAACCCCGTCACGAGCATCGGGCCGATGGTCGCAATGGATCGGTTCCGGGCGGCCCTGGAGTCGACGCCGGTCGTGGCAGTCTCGCCGTTCGTCGAGGACCGGGTGTTCTCCGGGCCGGCCGCGAAGCTGATGGCCGCTACCG comes from the Halapricum desulfuricans genome and includes:
- the cofD gene encoding 2-phospho-L-lactate transferase; translated protein: MVTFLSGGTGTPKLLAGADAVFAPQETTVVANTGDDIELGGHLVCPDVDTVLFLEGDLLDRDSWWGIEGDTAATHERLQVLAEAAGLDSGPRYLPDDKQTAGREIARWRRFSAVAEFMHIGDDDRAIHLTRTGLLDEGHTLTDATATLAAALGADRTVLPMSDDPVASLVHTPDGIQHFQEWWVAHDGDPPVEDVEFRGATEAEPTDAVLDALGEPVVIGPSNPVTSIGPMVAMDRFRAALESTPVVAVSPFVEDRVFSGPAAKLMAATGRDPSTAGTAEAYPFADAFVLDSDDGTELDRPVVRTDTAMETDDDAERVARAVERALSEVRSV